In Gadus chalcogrammus isolate NIFS_2021 chromosome 13, NIFS_Gcha_1.0, whole genome shotgun sequence, a single genomic region encodes these proteins:
- the LOC130402635 gene encoding zinc finger BED domain-containing protein 4-like, whose translation MCASAFMMANRGRSQVWEYFTKGPSNTITCNICTASVSQGSGSLKFKNTSNLWAHLKSKHQDIYHKAQKDAQPQVQLPTTTLTQPTLKQVLEKTIKWTPNDPRTEEMDKLLMEMIATDILPFSVVEGAGFKRVMAKAEPRYPLKTEKFFRTKKMDEMYTGVVSKIQKLLSVENAGKSISFTTDCWSGSNEALMSLTAHFIDQNWKKVQLVLNVKSLTQSHTGQYIGETFLSMLQEWEIDVERVTLVLRDSGANMVKGMRLVEMPDLSCSAHILHLVINDGLSSQRVVVDILAKLKKIATHFHHSVTAVQRLSKIQEELGVPQHSIIQAIQTRWNSTLHMLVRMLEQKRAITAYASDHGHFSCLSAEEWSIASNLAETLGPLEEVTLEFSRADSSTSCILPCTVVLHRLLESEGPTTRGIQTMRKTMLNSLQKRFSKVKDSKEVVLACVLDPRYKERPLVPEMLTKVKTWLEEAMETSPPDSATETPSEESNPKRLRTEDQVPSLLDSLYDTVLLPSTIEAVEPEGIIEELERYLREPVIDRKSGNPYDWWKHNTNRFTRLSALARQYLSCPPSSVASERVFSTIGNIYEDRRSSLKGENAEKLCFLYYNLPLLDWSY comes from the exons atgtgtgcaagtgcgttcatg ATGGCAAATCGTGGCCGAAGTCAAGTATGGGAGTATTTCACAAAAGGCCCATCAAATACAATCACATGCAACATCTGTACAGCCTCTGTGAGCCAGGGATCTGGCAGCCTCAAATTTAAAAATACATCCAACTTGTGGGCACACCTTAAATCAAAACACCAAGACATCTACCACAAGGCGCAAAAAGATGCACAGCCTCAAGTTCAACTTCCAACCACAACATTGACACAGCCAACCCTAAAACAAGTGTTGGAGAAAACCATAAAATGGACTCCAAATGATCCAAGAACTGAAGAAATGGACAAACTCCTGATGGAGATGATAGCCACTGACATCCTGCCTTTTTCAGTTGTTGAGGGTGCAGGGTTTAAAAGGGTTATGGCCAAGGCAGAGCCCAGATACCCATTAAAAACAGAGAAATTTTTCCGCACAAAGAAGATGGACGAGATGTATACAGGAGTCGTCAGCAAAATACAGAAACTGCTGTCAGTTGAAAATGCAGGAAAGAGCATTTCCTTTACCACTGACTGTTGGTCAGGTTCAAACGAAGCACTCATGAGCTTGACTGCTCATTTCATTGACCAGAATTGGAAAAAGGTCCAACTTGTCTTGAATGTTAAATCCTTGACAcagtcccacacaggacagtacaTTGGAGAGACATTTCTGTCCATGCTTCAGGAATGGGAAATTGATGTGGAGCGGGTCACGCTTGTGCTCAGGGACAGTGGGGCAAATATGGTGAAAGGCATGCGCCTTGTTGAGATGCCAGACCTGAGCTGCAGTGCTCACATACTGCACCTGGTTATAAATGATGGCCTCAGTTCCCAGAGAGTGGTGGTGGACATTCTGGCAAAGCTCAAGAAAATTGCTACACACTTCCACCACTCTGTTACGGCAGTACAACGCCTGTCTAAAATTCAGGAGGAGCTAGGTGTCCCACAGCATTCTATCATACAGGCAATACAGACAAGGTGGAACTCTACACTACACATGCTGGTGAGGATGCTCGAACAAAAAAGAGCAATCACTGCATATGCTAGCGACCATGGACATTTCTCATGTCTGTCAGCAGAGGAATGGTCCATTGCATCGAACCTGGCAGAGACCCTTGGACCACTGGAGGAGGTGACACTGGAATTCAGTAGAGCAGACTCATCCACATCCTGCATTCTACCATGCACAGTAGTGTTGCACCGTTTACTGGAGTCAGAGGGACCAACCACCAGGGGTATTCAAACCATGAGAAAAACCATGCTGAATAGCTTGCAGAAAAGGTTTTCAAAAGTGAAGGACTCTAAAGAGGTGGTGCTTGCCTGTGTCCTTGACCCAAGATACAAAGAGCGTCCTTTGGTACCAGAAATGCTGACAAAAGTGAAAACCTGGTTGGAAGAGGCTATGGAGACCAGTCCACCAGATTCTGCCACTGAAACTCCATCTGAGGAGAGCAACCCCAAAAGGCTGAGAACAGAGGACCAAGTACCCAGTCTCTTAGACTCGCTATACGACACTGTGCTCCTTCCTTCCACCATTGAGGCAGTGGAACCAGAGGGGATAATCGAAGAGCTTGAACGGTACCTCAGAGAGCCTGTCATTGACAGAAAGAGTGGAAATCCATACGATTGGTGGAAACACAACACCAACCGTTTCACCAGACTGTCAGCCTTAGCAAGGCAGTACCTCTCCTGTCCACCCTCCTCTGTGGCGAGCGAAAGAGTGTTCAGCACCATAGGGAATATTTATGAGGATAGGCGAAGCTCTTTGAAAGGAGAGAATGCAGAGAAACTTTGCTTCTTGTACTACAACCTgcctctgctggactggagctATTGA